Below is a genomic region from Bacillota bacterium.
AAAGCCGCGGCGCCCGCAGAGGCTCCGCCGCATCCTCAGGCTTCGCCAAATGCTGCTCCCCCGGCCCGGCCCACCGAGGAGACGGCGGCAGAAAAGGACCGGCTACAGGCAACGGGGCAGGTGGCGGGGCAGCCTGGCGAGCGCGGGCCCTATACGCCCTCCCCGAGACCCCAGCCGCCGGATCTGACCCCTGCCCGGAAGGATCCGGTGGAGAGGGTCCTGGCGCTGCTCCCGTCCGCCGGTGCTCCTGCGGATGCGGGCCCCAGGGTGTTCGACGTCTCGGCTTCCGTGCAGGTGGCACGGGAAGCGGCCAGGGCGGTTTCCCCTGCGGTCTCGGCTGATGAGCCCGTGCTCCCCGCAACTGGCGACAGAGGTTCTGCTCCCGAGAGCGCGGACTCCGCGGGGGTGCCGGTGGCGATCCCGGTAAGACAGGTCACCTCCCAGCCCCAACCGGTCGCTTTCTCGGCCGGGGAGACGGCGCTCGGGCCCCAACCGGCGCCCTCCGAGGCGAAGGTCGCCGCGTCCTTGCCCCCGGCGACGAAGCCGGCCGCCACGGAGCCGCCCACCGTGTCGCCCGGCGAGGTCACGGGGGTTACCGTACGCCGCCAGGGCGGGCGAGCCCGGATCGATATCCTGAGCGAGGGGCCGGTGCGGCTGCGGGACTCCCCGAAGGTTCTGGCCGATCCCCCGCGCCTCGTGATGGACCTGGAGCAGGCCAGGCTGGCCGCGCCGGGTTCCGAGTATCCGATGAGCGGCGCCCTGGTCAAAGGGGTGAGACTGGCCCAGTACGAGCCCAACGTGGTCAGGGTGGCCATCGACCTCGCGGCGGCCGTGGGGTTCCAGGTGAGCACCGACCCGCAGGACGGCCACGTCTCGGTGCTGCTCAATCACGCGGTCTCCGGGGTTTACTGGCTTTGGAGCCCGGAGGGCCGGGCGCAGCTCTGGGCCGAGATGTCCGGGCTGGCGCCCGTGCGCACCGCCACGCTCACGGACCCGCTTCGGCTGGTGATCGACATCCAGCAGTCGACCCTGGCAGGCGCAGCCGGGGAGTGGGAGGTGAGCCAGGGGCCGGTGCGGCGGTTCCGGATGAGCCAGTTCCAGCCGGACGTGGTGCGGGCCGTGCTCGAGCTGGAGAGACCCATCCAGCTCAACGTGACCACGTCGCTCGACCTCACCCGGCAGCTGCTGGACGCCGGCACCAGCGGCCCGGTGCAGCCGCCCGGCGACATGGACCTGGTGCTGGACGTTTACAGCCGCATCACGGACGTGGCGGTCCGCCCGCTGGGACCGAGGGGAGCCAGTGTGGTGGTGGAGTCCACGGGGCCCATTCAGCCCCGGGCGTTCTACCTGCGCAACCCGGACCGGCTGGTGCTGGACATCCCCGGCGCCGTGGTGGATCGCAGGCTGGATCCGGAGGCCCTCAAGGAACGTCCGGGCGTGGGCCCCGCCCTGAGCGTCCGGGTCGGGCAGTACCTGCCCCGCAGCGCCCGCGTGGTGGTGGAGCTCAAGCAACCCGTCGGCTACCAGATCTTCAGCGCGGACGAACGGGAGACCATGGTCGTGGCGCTCGGCGACCGGCCGCTGACCGGCCGGACGGTGGCGATTGACCCCGGCCACGGGGGCTTCGACCCGGGCGCCATCGGCGTCAGCGGGACCCCGGAGAAGGTCTACAACCTCGACATCGCCACCCGCCTCGCCCGGTTGCTGGAGTCGGTGGGCGTGGAAGTGACCATGACCCGGCGCAGCGACGTGTACGTCTCCCTCGACGAGCGGGTGGACATCGCTTCCCGGGCGAGGGCGTCCGTGTTTGTCAGCGTGCACAACAACGCCTCGACGTCGGCCAGCGTGGTGGGAACCGAGGTCTTCTACTCCGTCAACAACCCGGCCAGCCAGCGGCTCGCCGAACTCCTCTATGACTCGTTGTTGGACAAGCTCGGCACCACCGGGCGGGGCATCCGGATGCGCCGCGACCTGCGGGTGCTGAGGCTGGCCGAAATGCCGGCCGCGCTGGTGGAGGTCTCCTTCGTCGACCATCCCGATGACGAGAACCGGCTGCAGAATCCGGCGTTTCGCCAGAAGGCTGCGGAAGCGATGTTTGCAGCGATTGTCAGTTTTCTCAGCCAGGTGGGAAATGATACCGTAGAGACGGTCTCTGTGCGCGCTGCCCGCTAGCGAGGAAGAGAGGTGGCATGGCCGTGCGGCTGAAGGCGTGGATCGGGGCCGCGGTGGCCCTGGTGCTGATCGCTGCCGGCGGCCTGTGGTACGCCGCGCGTTACGAGGACCGCATCCTGCCCGCCATCGGGCTGGGGCAGCCGGTGGTGCTCTACTTTGCAGCCCCGGACGGGGCACAGCTCGAACCCGAGGTGCGCTACGTCCTGCCCGGGCAGGATAACCCGATGCGGCGGCTGGAGCTTCTGGCCAGGGGACCGCGCCTCGGCAGCGGCCTGGCGCCGGTGCTCCCCACAGGAGCCCGGCCGCTGGAGGTGAAGATCGAGGGCGATACCGCCATCGTGAGCTTTTCCCGGGAAATACGGGAGCGCCACTGGGGCGGGACGACCGGCGAACTGATGACCGTCTACGGCATTGTCAACACGCTGGCCGGCTACCCGGGGATCCGCAGGGTGCAGATCCTGGTGGAGGGCAAGCCGGTGGAGACGCTTGCCGGGCACCTCGACCTAACGCAGCCGCTGGAAGCTGACCCATCGCTGGTGCGCCGCCGGGCCTCGTCCCGGCGTTTCGGGACG
It encodes:
- a CDS encoding N-acetylmuramoyl-L-alanine amidase; this encodes MGGAGGGRFGKARRLGAAAVVLLALASLGAARPSVAAAAGGDASSLVWIDGKPAGAADGQALMFNGTLMIPARLFEALGATIQWDPSSKTALLRRDTASIRVQVGSRQATVGKERRALPEPPELVEGRLAVPLRAVAEALGIRVEWDGESGRVNLATRPRAAEKPAPAKAAAPAEAPPHPQASPNAAPPARPTEETAAEKDRLQATGQVAGQPGERGPYTPSPRPQPPDLTPARKDPVERVLALLPSAGAPADAGPRVFDVSASVQVAREAARAVSPAVSADEPVLPATGDRGSAPESADSAGVPVAIPVRQVTSQPQPVAFSAGETALGPQPAPSEAKVAASLPPATKPAATEPPTVSPGEVTGVTVRRQGGRARIDILSEGPVRLRDSPKVLADPPRLVMDLEQARLAAPGSEYPMSGALVKGVRLAQYEPNVVRVAIDLAAAVGFQVSTDPQDGHVSVLLNHAVSGVYWLWSPEGRAQLWAEMSGLAPVRTATLTDPLRLVIDIQQSTLAGAAGEWEVSQGPVRRFRMSQFQPDVVRAVLELERPIQLNVTTSLDLTRQLLDAGTSGPVQPPGDMDLVLDVYSRITDVAVRPLGPRGASVVVESTGPIQPRAFYLRNPDRLVLDIPGAVVDRRLDPEALKERPGVGPALSVRVGQYLPRSARVVVELKQPVGYQIFSADERETMVVALGDRPLTGRTVAIDPGHGGFDPGAIGVSGTPEKVYNLDIATRLARLLESVGVEVTMTRRSDVYVSLDERVDIASRARASVFVSVHNNASTSASVVGTEVFYSVNNPASQRLAELLYDSLLDKLGTTGRGIRMRRDLRVLRLAEMPAALVEVSFVDHPDDENRLQNPAFRQKAAEAMFAAIVSFLSQVGNDTVETVSVRAAR
- a CDS encoding GerMN domain-containing protein is translated as MAVRLKAWIGAAVALVLIAAGGLWYAARYEDRILPAIGLGQPVVLYFAAPDGAQLEPEVRYVLPGQDNPMRRLELLARGPRLGSGLAPVLPTGARPLEVKIEGDTAIVSFSREIRERHWGGTTGELMTVYGIVNTLAGYPGIRRVQILVEGKPVETLAGHLDLTQPLEADPSLVRRRASSRRFGTPVAPPAPAS